One Mesorhizobium sp. J428 DNA segment encodes these proteins:
- a CDS encoding TRAP transporter permease: MKATQSDIEDYAIRAEFGQRAHAGAAGRVVAAVALVWSLFQLWYASPLPFVVGFGMFNDAQARLIHLAFALFLAFAISPAWSRYSERVPAIDWLLGLVGAGTCLFGLYFFQAQAMRAGLPSFADLGIGAVGILLVLEATRRSMGPFLVLVAVVFLAYCWLGPFMPEVIQHRGASLTRIIEHQWLSSQGIFGVPLGASATFVFVYVLFGTVFNQAGAGNYIMQLSLAFLGHLRGGPAKVAVVSSGLNGLISGSSLANVVASGIFTIPLMKKTGVSGVKAGAIETSASINGQIMPPVMGAAAFIMVEYVGIPYAEVVRHAFLPAVISYIAFYFIAHIEALKTGIEPLRRAGGRSIRGTLLRYAFGTSATIVVVGAIYYALDAVAFVSGSYAPAVLGALVLALYVGGVALSARYPDLPPEDPDVPLTELPNGWEVTRTGLHLLLPVVVLVWCLMIVQMSPGLAAFWATVSAMAIMVSQEPLKRLIRRQDGLAPAFAGGCRATAEALVLGARNMVGVALATATAGLIVGTITLTGLGLMMTDAIGLLSGGNIYFVLLLTALVTLVIGCGVPTTANYVLVATLMAPVIVELGSEAGLAIPLIGVHLFVFYFGIMADATPPVGLGSYAAAAISGESPIATGVQASIYGLRTAALAFVMIFNPEIMLIGIESIWHGLIVTIASIAGCLAFTAATMHYWLVRSRLWETLALLVVALALIYPAGFFDLAYEKYREVPATELATHVEAAPAAGRLVVRFTGTTIEGQDITRLASLRLGPQAAASERLAFSGLQFSERGERLVVSNVAFGSYAARLRIEPGFELAAVLVPTERPSNLWVYAAGMLLLGAVGLMQVRRRRAGIRP, translated from the coding sequence ATGAAAGCCACGCAGAGCGACATCGAGGACTATGCGATCCGCGCCGAGTTCGGGCAGCGCGCCCATGCGGGAGCGGCAGGCCGGGTGGTGGCGGCGGTGGCGCTGGTCTGGTCGCTGTTCCAGCTCTGGTATGCGTCGCCGCTGCCGTTCGTCGTGGGCTTCGGGATGTTCAACGACGCCCAGGCGCGCCTGATCCACCTCGCCTTCGCGCTCTTCCTGGCCTTCGCCATCTCGCCGGCATGGTCGCGCTACAGCGAGCGCGTTCCGGCGATTGACTGGCTGCTCGGCCTGGTCGGCGCGGGAACCTGTCTGTTCGGCCTCTACTTTTTCCAGGCACAGGCGATGCGGGCGGGCCTTCCCTCATTCGCGGACCTGGGGATCGGTGCCGTCGGCATCCTGCTGGTGCTCGAGGCGACGCGCCGGTCGATGGGGCCGTTCCTGGTGCTCGTCGCGGTCGTCTTCCTCGCCTATTGCTGGCTCGGGCCTTTCATGCCGGAGGTTATCCAGCATCGCGGCGCGTCGCTCACCCGCATCATCGAACACCAATGGCTGAGTTCGCAGGGAATTTTCGGCGTGCCGCTCGGCGCCTCCGCGACCTTCGTCTTCGTCTATGTGCTGTTCGGAACCGTCTTCAACCAGGCCGGCGCAGGCAACTACATCATGCAGCTTTCGCTGGCGTTTCTCGGGCATCTGCGCGGGGGGCCGGCAAAGGTCGCAGTCGTTTCTTCGGGACTGAACGGCCTGATTTCCGGCTCCTCGCTGGCGAACGTGGTGGCGAGCGGCATCTTCACCATTCCGCTGATGAAGAAGACCGGCGTCTCGGGTGTGAAGGCGGGCGCCATCGAGACCTCGGCGTCGATCAACGGGCAGATCATGCCCCCGGTCATGGGCGCGGCCGCCTTCATCATGGTCGAATATGTCGGCATCCCCTATGCCGAAGTCGTTCGCCACGCCTTCCTGCCTGCCGTCATCTCCTACATCGCGTTCTACTTCATCGCCCACATCGAGGCGCTGAAGACCGGCATCGAGCCGCTGCGCAGGGCCGGCGGCCGCTCCATACGCGGGACGCTGCTGCGCTATGCGTTCGGGACGAGCGCGACGATCGTCGTGGTCGGAGCCATCTACTATGCACTCGACGCGGTCGCGTTCGTCTCGGGCAGCTATGCGCCGGCTGTGCTGGGGGCGCTGGTTCTCGCGCTCTATGTCGGTGGCGTCGCCCTGTCGGCGCGCTATCCGGACCTGCCGCCCGAAGACCCCGACGTGCCGCTCACCGAACTGCCGAACGGCTGGGAGGTGACGCGCACCGGATTGCATCTGCTTCTGCCGGTTGTCGTGCTGGTCTGGTGCCTGATGATCGTGCAGATGTCGCCCGGCCTCGCCGCCTTCTGGGCGACCGTTAGCGCCATGGCGATCATGGTCTCCCAGGAACCGCTGAAGCGGCTGATCCGAAGGCAGGACGGGCTGGCGCCGGCATTCGCCGGCGGTTGCCGCGCAACCGCCGAGGCTCTGGTCCTCGGCGCGCGCAACATGGTCGGCGTCGCGCTCGCCACAGCGACGGCCGGCCTCATCGTCGGCACGATCACGCTGACGGGTCTCGGCCTCATGATGACCGATGCGATCGGCCTCCTGTCGGGCGGCAACATCTATTTCGTGCTGCTGCTCACCGCGCTGGTAACATTGGTGATCGGATGCGGCGTGCCGACGACGGCCAACTACGTGCTCGTGGCGACGCTCATGGCCCCGGTCATCGTCGAGCTGGGCTCGGAAGCCGGGCTCGCCATCCCCCTCATCGGCGTCCATCTCTTCGTGTTCTATTTCGGCATCATGGCCGACGCGACGCCGCCTGTCGGGCTCGGCTCCTATGCTGCGGCCGCGATCTCCGGCGAGTCGCCGATAGCGACCGGCGTCCAGGCCTCCATCTACGGCCTGCGCACGGCCGCCCTTGCCTTCGTCATGATCTTCAATCCAGAGATCATGCTCATCGGCATCGAAAGCATCTGGCACGGCCTGATCGTTACGATTGCGAGCATTGCCGGTTGCCTCGCTTTTACGGCGGCCACGATGCACTACTGGCTGGTGCGCAGTCGCCTGTGGGAGACTTTGGCGCTGCTCGTGGTCGCGCTCGCCCTGATCTATCCTGCTGGCTTCTTCGACTTAGCCTACGAGAAATATCGCGAAGTCCCGGCAACGGAACTAGCGACCCATGTGGAGGCGGCGCCGGCGGCCGGTAGGCTCGTCGTCCGCTTCACCGGCACGACCATCGAAGGCCAGGACATAACCCGGCTGGCCAGCCTGCGCCTCGGCCCGCAGGCGGCGGCGAGCGAACGGCTAGCCTTTTCCGGGCTCCAGTTCTCGGAGAGAGGCGAACGCCTCGTCGTCTCCAACGTCGCCTTCGGCAGCTATGCGGCCAGGCTGCGCATCGAGCCCGGCTTCGAGCTGGCCGCGGTCCTCGTGCCCACCGAGAGACCCAGCAATCTTTGGGTCTACGCGGCCGGCATGCTGCTCCTCGGCGCCGTCGGCTTGATGCAGGTGAGAAGGCGGCGAGCCGGCATCCGGCCATGA
- a CDS encoding thiamine pyrophosphate-binding protein — protein MTATIMKSEASNSTISLTGGEAIVEILEQACVGPMFGMGGFQLLPFYDAVRRKGLKHHLINDERCGAFAADAWARISGRPGVCDATLGPGVTNLVTALVESFNAGIAQVVFVGDTHRDHSWKNMTQETRQLDILRPVVKDVIRVERSSRVPEAVRRAFAVATSGRPGPVVVDVPEDVAHESFDYPLADLWIDPATTRFPAYRSRPDARDIERAATVIAKAKRPLLLVGGGIHISQAYDALLVFAEAHAIPVAHTLSGKGAIACTHPLSAGLFGRYSRIANELIEASDCLIVVGCKLGEIATRRFQLFNGHAPVIHIEVMPEEIGRTTRTDHALVGDARLALEDLSVALQGEAAKARAVRVDYAAEVPARMTKWREGAADRLLSDEVPINMGRMLNELNNEMPPESVLVADGGFAAHWGGLLYDTKTAGRRFVADRGFASIGYGLPGAMGAQLAVPGQPVVAITGDGGFNMTIGELETARRAGTPFTLMIVNNAASGYIKALQHAMYGGYQSSDLIEMNYAEIAKDFGCHGIRVTDPEQLAPAIRAANKERSKPSVIDVVVARDPAKMLPGVDNRTLKVTKGDRPV, from the coding sequence ATGACCGCGACCATCATGAAAAGCGAAGCCTCAAACAGCACGATTTCCCTCACCGGCGGCGAGGCGATCGTCGAGATTCTGGAGCAGGCGTGCGTTGGACCGATGTTCGGTATGGGCGGGTTCCAATTGCTGCCGTTCTACGACGCAGTTCGCCGGAAGGGGCTGAAGCATCATCTGATAAACGACGAGCGCTGCGGGGCTTTCGCGGCCGATGCGTGGGCACGGATTTCAGGCAGGCCGGGCGTCTGCGACGCCACGCTCGGCCCCGGCGTCACCAATCTGGTGACGGCGCTGGTTGAGAGCTTCAACGCCGGCATCGCCCAGGTGGTCTTCGTCGGCGACACCCACCGCGACCATTCCTGGAAGAACATGACACAGGAGACCCGCCAGCTCGATATATTGCGGCCTGTGGTCAAGGACGTGATCCGCGTCGAGCGGTCCTCCCGGGTGCCGGAGGCGGTCCGCCGTGCCTTTGCGGTCGCCACCTCCGGCAGGCCTGGCCCGGTGGTCGTCGACGTGCCCGAGGACGTCGCGCACGAGAGCTTCGACTATCCGCTCGCAGATTTGTGGATCGACCCGGCTACGACGCGATTTCCCGCCTACAGGTCGAGGCCGGACGCACGCGACATCGAGCGCGCCGCTACCGTGATCGCGAAGGCGAAGCGCCCGCTCCTGCTTGTCGGCGGCGGCATCCACATCTCGCAGGCCTACGATGCGCTGCTGGTCTTCGCCGAAGCCCATGCGATCCCGGTCGCCCATACGCTCTCCGGCAAGGGCGCCATCGCCTGCACCCATCCGCTCTCTGCCGGCCTGTTCGGGCGTTATTCGCGTATCGCCAACGAACTGATCGAGGCGTCGGACTGCCTGATCGTCGTGGGCTGCAAGCTCGGCGAGATCGCGACGAGACGCTTCCAGCTCTTCAACGGTCACGCGCCGGTCATCCACATCGAGGTTATGCCCGAGGAGATCGGCCGCACGACCCGCACCGACCACGCGCTCGTCGGAGACGCACGGTTGGCGCTTGAGGATCTGTCGGTCGCCCTTCAGGGCGAGGCCGCCAAGGCGCGCGCCGTCCGCGTGGACTATGCTGCCGAAGTCCCTGCCCGCATGACAAAGTGGCGCGAGGGCGCGGCGGACCGGCTGCTCTCCGATGAGGTGCCGATCAACATGGGCCGCATGCTCAACGAACTGAACAACGAGATGCCGCCCGAATCCGTACTGGTCGCCGACGGCGGCTTCGCCGCACACTGGGGCGGCCTGCTCTACGACACCAAGACGGCGGGTCGCAGGTTCGTGGCCGATCGGGGCTTCGCCTCGATCGGCTACGGACTGCCCGGCGCGATGGGGGCACAGCTTGCCGTGCCCGGCCAGCCGGTCGTCGCCATCACCGGCGATGGCGGCTTCAACATGACGATCGGCGAACTGGAGACCGCGCGCCGCGCCGGCACACCGTTCACGCTGATGATCGTCAACAATGCCGCCTCCGGCTACATCAAGGCACTTCAGCACGCCATGTATGGTGGCTACCAGTCGTCGGACCTGATCGAGATGAACTATGCCGAGATCGCGAAGGATTTTGGCTGCCACGGCATCCGCGTCACCGATCCGGAACAACTCGCGCCCGCCATCCGCGCCGCCAACAAGGAACGCTCGAAACCATCAGTCATCGACGTCGTCGTCGCCCGCGACCCTGCAAAGATGCTGCCCGGCGTCGACAACCGCACGCTCAAGGTGACCAAGGGCGATCGGCCCGTCTGA
- a CDS encoding amidase, with amino-acid sequence MTHQITRFDATKLAELIRTREISPVEVMHAHLDRIEAINPTINAIVTVAEDSLDAAKAAEAAVMAGEELGPLHGVPFTVKDSIDTAGVLTQRGSPIFRGRTPHEDATSVARMKKAGGILLAKTNLPEFSYWIESDNLLSGRSNNPWDVTRTPGGSSGGESAAIAAGMSPLGLGTDLAISVRGPAAQTGITSMKATHGRVPMTGIWPRAPRRFWHVGPMARSVRDIALAFSQLAGPDGQDAFATIVGQFDAGTGPNPDRPLRVGWMVGPGFGPVDPEVAATVKAAAESLKDLGIHVEHVGIPALERDFALDVFNRLHVMEMKPAFREATNGHEAEMYKMSKTMLSLPDTSMSDFIDAEQAAERLRDGYADYFARFDALITHVLPIPAHKHGVKEFTIDGQTVDATYLQGATVPLNVTGLPGLAMRFGTSRDGLPINVQVAGAWQAESTILHVASLLESVSPVRGLFPDL; translated from the coding sequence ATGACACATCAAATCACACGTTTCGACGCAACGAAGCTGGCCGAGCTCATCCGCACCCGTGAGATTTCGCCCGTCGAGGTCATGCACGCGCACCTCGATCGCATCGAGGCGATCAACCCCACGATCAATGCGATCGTCACGGTCGCTGAAGACTCGCTCGACGCGGCCAAGGCTGCGGAAGCGGCCGTCATGGCCGGCGAGGAGCTCGGCCCGCTGCACGGGGTCCCCTTCACCGTGAAGGACTCGATCGACACCGCAGGCGTGCTCACGCAGCGCGGCTCGCCGATCTTCCGAGGACGGACACCCCACGAGGATGCCACGAGCGTCGCCCGCATGAAGAAGGCAGGTGGCATTCTCCTAGCGAAAACCAACCTGCCCGAGTTCTCCTACTGGATCGAGAGCGACAATCTCCTGTCCGGCCGCTCAAACAACCCGTGGGACGTGACCCGCACGCCGGGCGGATCGAGCGGCGGCGAGTCGGCCGCGATTGCAGCAGGCATGTCCCCCCTCGGCCTGGGCACCGACCTTGCCATATCTGTGCGCGGCCCAGCCGCGCAGACCGGCATCACCTCTATGAAGGCGACGCATGGCCGCGTGCCCATGACGGGTATCTGGCCACGGGCGCCGCGCCGCTTCTGGCATGTCGGCCCGATGGCGCGTTCGGTGCGCGACATCGCGTTGGCCTTCTCGCAACTCGCCGGGCCGGACGGCCAGGACGCGTTTGCGACCATCGTCGGTCAGTTCGATGCGGGCACCGGACCCAATCCGGACCGCCCGCTCCGCGTCGGCTGGATGGTCGGTCCCGGCTTCGGTCCCGTCGATCCCGAGGTCGCGGCGACCGTCAAGGCCGCGGCGGAGTCCCTGAAGGACCTTGGCATCCATGTCGAGCACGTGGGAATTCCGGCGCTGGAGCGCGACTTCGCCCTCGACGTGTTCAACCGCCTTCATGTCATGGAAATGAAACCCGCTTTCCGTGAGGCGACCAACGGCCACGAAGCTGAGATGTACAAGATGTCGAAGACCATGCTGTCGCTGCCCGACACGTCGATGTCCGATTTCATCGACGCCGAGCAGGCGGCCGAAAGGCTGCGCGACGGCTACGCCGACTACTTTGCCCGCTTCGATGCCCTGATCACTCACGTATTGCCAATCCCGGCGCACAAACACGGTGTCAAGGAGTTCACCATCGACGGCCAGACAGTGGACGCGACCTACCTACAGGGTGCGACCGTGCCCCTCAACGTCACCGGGCTGCCCGGTCTGGCAATGCGGTTTGGAACGAGCCGGGACGGGTTGCCGATTAACGTGCAGGTCGCCGGGGCATGGCAGGCAGAGTCCACGATCCTGCACGTGGCTTCGCTTCTGGAGAGCGTGAGTCCGGTCCGGGGTCTCTTCCCGGACCTTTGA
- a CDS encoding TetR/AcrR family transcriptional regulator, whose product MDSNMREAILAAAKHAAQAHGYSGLNFRELAAEVGIKGASIHYHFRTKADLGAAVAKRYWEDSETVLDELWNGGADPVRALAEYPNTFRRSLENGNRICLCSFMSAEHDDLPDPVKQEVSNFAEINVAWLAKVLSVTTGMQAAACERRARAIFAAVAGAQLMARSRSDISVFDALIEGYREVGLLPA is encoded by the coding sequence ATGGACTCAAACATGAGGGAAGCCATTCTGGCAGCCGCAAAGCATGCGGCGCAGGCGCATGGCTACAGCGGTCTAAATTTCCGGGAGCTCGCGGCCGAGGTCGGAATCAAGGGCGCGAGCATCCACTACCATTTCCGGACGAAGGCCGATCTCGGCGCGGCCGTGGCCAAGCGCTATTGGGAAGATTCGGAGACCGTTCTGGATGAGCTGTGGAACGGCGGGGCGGATCCCGTCCGCGCCCTGGCGGAGTATCCGAACACGTTCCGCCGGTCCCTGGAAAACGGCAACCGAATCTGCCTGTGCAGCTTCATGTCCGCCGAGCACGACGACCTGCCGGATCCGGTGAAGCAGGAGGTGTCGAACTTCGCCGAGATCAATGTGGCATGGCTGGCAAAGGTTCTGTCAGTGACGACCGGCATGCAAGCAGCCGCGTGCGAGCGTCGTGCCCGCGCCATATTCGCGGCCGTTGCCGGCGCCCAGCTCATGGCCCGCAGCCGCTCGGACATCTCCGTGTTCGACGCGCTGATCGAAGGCTATCGCGAGGTGGGTCTACTGCCAGCGTAA
- a CDS encoding transporter substrate-binding domain-containing protein: protein MRDQHPTSTSPDSATCQLPSHVIYAFIDEPPFGAPGPDGKPVGYDYSVAEIILRRLGIERIDSRLVTFGELIPGVVEGKWAINTGMFVTPGRSKQVIFSRPIWALIDGFVVQAGNPKRICSYEDAARDRTVTLGVVEGNVQIESALASGIPEERLRRFKSQHEVVREVIAGNVDAYPGAALAHRGFLTRLNAEGVEVVDIAPGTQASLPLGAFSFGSQNLSLTRVFDRELKSFLGSPEHLLLAERHGLSRSEIDPILDQ from the coding sequence ATGCGCGACCAGCATCCAACATCCACGTCGCCTGACAGTGCAACGTGTCAGCTTCCTTCGCACGTTATCTACGCCTTCATCGACGAGCCACCATTCGGCGCGCCGGGTCCGGATGGAAAGCCGGTCGGCTACGACTACTCGGTTGCCGAGATCATCCTTCGCCGCTTGGGAATAGAACGTATCGACTCGAGACTGGTCACGTTCGGCGAGCTAATTCCCGGAGTGGTCGAGGGCAAGTGGGCCATCAATACGGGCATGTTCGTGACGCCCGGCCGCTCCAAGCAGGTCATATTCAGCCGTCCGATCTGGGCTCTTATCGATGGGTTCGTCGTGCAAGCAGGCAACCCGAAACGAATCTGTAGTTACGAAGACGCAGCACGCGATCGGACGGTCACGCTTGGCGTGGTCGAGGGAAACGTCCAAATCGAATCCGCGCTGGCCTCCGGGATTCCGGAGGAACGGCTACGGCGCTTCAAGAGTCAGCACGAGGTCGTGCGCGAGGTAATCGCCGGAAACGTCGATGCCTATCCAGGTGCAGCTTTGGCCCATCGAGGCTTCCTCACGCGGCTGAACGCGGAGGGTGTCGAGGTTGTCGACATAGCGCCAGGAACCCAAGCCTCCTTGCCTTTGGGCGCATTCTCGTTCGGCTCCCAGAATCTCTCGCTCACAAGAGTCTTTGATCGGGAATTGAAGAGCTTCCTCGGCTCTCCTGAGCACTTGCTTCTGGCAGAGCGTCACGGCCTCAGCAGGAGCGAGATTGATCCAATCTTGGATCAATGA
- a CDS encoding dihydroorotase family protein: MVPSEYDLVIENGTYWTPTAQCKADIAISSGKIAAIGTALGPARKRLDATGLDILPGIWHVHCHFREPGHTYKEDFESGTKTAAAGGVTVCIDMTNNTPHPTTLEDFEAKKALVAPKAYIDYALYGGGLYPRTVEQLAKAGAIGIKIFNTRHIKEVYPYISELGVLDHGILYELYEATRDVGLSASVHHDDPEWCKRLTFRDYIEKNKTDAAAYHESFERGYMYGHGMVAGLAASLYYARIAGVKLHVLHLGVMPVGAYELIRHAKFDLGQQVTAELELGSMLMTKQQMQKIGPNTYNWAHSPEEGWRSIHNGIADVVVLEHAPHTSDETEPGWQDMFSIPLGMTGAQEFVPLLLDSVNKGKLTLNDVALLASEKPARIFGQFPQKGTIQVGSDADLTIVNMKEEILFRKAGMLSRSGHTSWEGMRARGIPVHSIVRGSFVLRDGKIVGVAGHGRFVPGTVSRGANARKTETSREPAANITV, encoded by the coding sequence ATGGTTCCGAGTGAATATGATCTGGTCATCGAGAACGGGACTTACTGGACGCCGACAGCGCAGTGCAAAGCCGATATCGCAATATCGAGCGGAAAGATTGCAGCAATCGGGACGGCGCTTGGGCCTGCTCGGAAACGCCTTGACGCCACTGGCTTGGATATCCTGCCGGGCATCTGGCATGTCCACTGCCATTTCCGTGAGCCCGGCCACACCTATAAGGAAGACTTCGAGTCGGGGACAAAGACCGCTGCCGCCGGCGGCGTGACCGTGTGTATCGACATGACCAACAACACGCCTCATCCAACCACTCTGGAAGATTTTGAGGCGAAGAAGGCCCTCGTCGCCCCCAAGGCCTACATAGATTATGCCCTTTATGGCGGCGGTCTCTATCCGAGGACAGTCGAGCAGCTTGCAAAGGCTGGTGCGATCGGCATCAAGATATTCAACACCCGCCACATCAAGGAGGTGTATCCCTACATCTCCGAACTCGGGGTTCTCGATCACGGCATTCTTTACGAGCTTTATGAAGCAACCCGCGACGTGGGCCTGAGTGCGTCGGTTCACCACGATGATCCAGAGTGGTGCAAGCGGCTGACGTTCCGCGACTACATCGAGAAGAACAAAACCGATGCCGCCGCCTATCACGAGAGTTTCGAGCGCGGATATATGTATGGTCACGGCATGGTGGCTGGACTCGCCGCCTCCCTATACTACGCTCGGATCGCCGGGGTGAAACTCCACGTTCTGCACCTGGGGGTTATGCCTGTCGGGGCATATGAACTCATTCGGCACGCAAAGTTCGATCTCGGTCAGCAGGTCACGGCAGAACTCGAACTCGGTTCGATGCTGATGACCAAGCAGCAAATGCAGAAAATTGGACCTAATACCTACAATTGGGCTCACAGCCCGGAGGAGGGCTGGCGGAGTATCCACAACGGCATAGCTGATGTCGTGGTGCTCGAACATGCGCCGCATACGAGCGACGAGACCGAGCCAGGATGGCAGGATATGTTTTCCATTCCCCTCGGTATGACGGGCGCTCAAGAGTTTGTCCCGCTTCTTCTGGACTCCGTGAACAAGGGAAAGCTCACACTCAACGACGTGGCTTTGCTCGCGTCGGAGAAACCTGCGCGAATCTTCGGGCAATTTCCCCAGAAAGGCACCATCCAAGTCGGCTCCGATGCCGATCTAACGATCGTGAACATGAAGGAGGAGATCTTGTTCCGGAAAGCCGGGATGCTCTCAAGATCAGGGCATACGAGCTGGGAGGGGATGCGAGCCAGGGGCATACCCGTGCATTCGATTGTGCGCGGTTCTTTTGTTCTGCGGGACGGAAAGATCGTTGGTGTTGCTGGTCATGGGCGCTTCGTTCCGGGCACCGTGTCGCGTGGGGCGAACGCCCGCAAGACTGAAACTTCTCGTGAACCAGCCGCAAACATCACGGTTTGA
- a CDS encoding GntR family transcriptional regulator — protein sequence MKGGSSEFAYRALRDEIVSLSLEPGADLDEATVVTRLGLSRTPVREALVRLAGEGLVQLLPNRGARVSPMGWNDIREHLEAFDVAQRLVTRWAAIRRTESQLVSIRQECEAFEKVAGKRMADQMLESNWRFHAAIAACCRNKVLEQFYLQLLTGNLRISRLAMAYQAYPSEEAYRSHVGNILREHREIVDAIESGDADRAEALARSHAGLARKRVSETLTQSLTTKMDISLGGQSDAA from the coding sequence GTGAAGGGGGGCAGCAGCGAGTTCGCCTATCGTGCCCTCCGCGACGAGATCGTGTCTCTGTCGTTGGAGCCCGGAGCCGATCTAGACGAGGCTACCGTGGTAACGCGGCTTGGACTGTCGCGGACGCCGGTGCGGGAGGCACTTGTCCGATTGGCCGGTGAAGGCCTTGTGCAGCTTCTTCCGAACCGGGGCGCTCGCGTATCTCCGATGGGTTGGAACGACATTCGGGAGCACCTGGAAGCGTTCGACGTCGCGCAAAGACTTGTGACCCGTTGGGCCGCGATCCGCAGAACCGAGTCTCAGCTTGTAAGCATCAGGCAAGAGTGCGAGGCCTTCGAGAAGGTGGCCGGCAAGCGCATGGCGGACCAGATGCTGGAATCGAACTGGCGGTTTCATGCGGCCATAGCCGCATGCTGTCGAAACAAAGTTCTTGAGCAGTTCTACTTGCAGCTTCTCACCGGGAACCTGCGCATCTCACGCCTTGCGATGGCGTATCAAGCATATCCTTCTGAAGAGGCCTACCGAAGCCATGTCGGCAACATTCTGCGCGAGCACAGGGAGATCGTCGACGCAATCGAAAGCGGAGATGCGGATCGCGCCGAAGCGCTTGCGCGCTCTCATGCCGGCCTGGCCCGCAAGCGCGTTTCCGAGACCCTCACGCAGAGCCTGACCACGAAGATGGACATCTCGCTCGGCGGCCAGTCGGATGCGGCCTGA
- a CDS encoding GTP-binding protein produces the protein MVLTGFLGSGKTTLLKRFLASAEGEGSGVVVNEFGEVGVDQDLLVHNAEDIQLISAGRARLPEVSRALHEIVRRSKVAGGAKLTTIFFETSGLADPSVIVAALAEDPWLRTHIDLVTVIAVVDAVAGPRNIELFPEARQQLAVCDTAVVTKTDLRSACPLSHVHRHVAEISPDIRVLDSQSPEFNVVDLFCSAPTFGGPQPSDRPAETSTEDISSFVLPLEEPVDWPVFTLWLSALLHSHGQKILRVKGLLRTSASGGVLAIHGVQHIMHPPVHLPADSMTPRSSQLVFITRGLARQEIGLSYRRFSSRFAPRPRLVAEACL, from the coding sequence GTGGTCCTGACAGGGTTTCTCGGCAGCGGAAAGACTACCCTGCTGAAACGGTTCCTTGCGTCAGCCGAGGGCGAAGGCAGCGGCGTTGTCGTCAATGAGTTCGGCGAGGTCGGTGTCGATCAAGACCTGCTTGTGCATAACGCCGAAGACATTCAGCTCATCTCGGCGGGCAGGGCGAGACTGCCGGAAGTCAGCCGAGCGCTTCACGAGATCGTTCGGCGATCCAAGGTGGCAGGTGGCGCCAAGCTGACAACCATCTTTTTCGAAACCTCCGGCCTAGCCGATCCGTCGGTGATCGTCGCTGCTCTTGCGGAAGATCCTTGGCTGCGAACGCATATCGACCTGGTTACGGTCATAGCGGTCGTAGATGCGGTCGCCGGCCCCCGAAACATCGAGCTGTTCCCTGAAGCCCGCCAGCAGCTCGCCGTCTGTGACACCGCCGTCGTGACAAAAACCGACCTGCGGTCGGCATGCCCTCTCTCGCACGTTCACCGCCATGTCGCCGAAATCTCTCCCGACATACGGGTGTTGGACTCTCAATCTCCGGAGTTCAACGTCGTCGACCTGTTCTGTTCGGCTCCAACATTTGGAGGTCCTCAACCCTCGGATCGACCGGCAGAAACCAGCACGGAAGACATTTCTTCGTTCGTGCTGCCGCTTGAGGAACCCGTGGACTGGCCAGTATTTACACTTTGGCTATCGGCGCTTCTTCATTCCCACGGCCAGAAAATCCTGCGCGTCAAAGGACTGCTGCGGACGAGCGCGTCGGGGGGGGTGCTCGCCATTCATGGCGTGCAGCATATCATGCACCCGCCCGTCCATTTGCCAGCAGACTCGATGACGCCCCGGTCTTCTCAATTGGTGTTCATCACCCGTGGTCTCGCGCGCCAGGAAATCGGACTCAGTTACCGGCGGTTCTCGTCACGCTTCGCGCCACGGCCCCGCTTGGTTGCAGAAGCCTGCCTATGA
- a CDS encoding metallophosphoesterase, which produces MRIAVVSDIHGNDVALEAVLKDASTRGYDRLLDLGDTVSGPLRPLETFERMRSHDVVAIAGNHERQLLTLPPDQLNKSDAFTLDRLGKERVEMNRAGLIGGSNP; this is translated from the coding sequence TTGCGTATCGCCGTTGTATCGGACATCCACGGAAACGATGTAGCTCTCGAAGCGGTGCTGAAGGACGCATCGACCCGTGGATATGATCGACTCCTTGACCTCGGCGATACGGTCTCTGGGCCGCTTCGTCCACTCGAGACGTTCGAGCGTATGCGGAGCCATGATGTAGTTGCCATAGCAGGCAACCATGAGCGCCAGCTTCTGACGCTGCCCCCGGATCAGCTCAACAAGAGCGACGCTTTCACACTTGACCGGCTCGGCAAGGAACGGGTTGAGATGAACCGCGCCGGGTTGATCGGAGGCTCCAATCCTTGA